In Deltaproteobacteria bacterium, the DNA window TTCATGAGTGCGGCGAATCGCTTCGCCGATGAGATGCGCCACCGAGAGAGTTTTAATCTTACGGCAACCTTGCGCTTGTGGGCTGAGGGGGATGGTGTTGGTCACGATCAGTTCCTCCAACGCCGAACCTTCGATGCGTTTGATCGCCGGACCGGAAAGCACCGCGTGGGTGCAACAACCGATAATTCTTTTCGCCCCTTCTTTTTTCAGCGCCGCCGCCGCCATGGTCAGCGTCCCCGCGGTATCGACCATGTCGTCGATGAGAATCGCCACCTGGTCATGAACCTCACCGATGATGTTCATCTCGGCGACCTCGTTGGGCCCCACTCGCCGCTTATCGATGATCGCCAGCGAGGCATCCAAACGTCTGGCGATGGCGCGGGCCCGCTCGACGCCGCCGGCATCGGGCGAAACGATCGTTACTTCTTTGTGGTCCAACTGCTTGCGCAAATGTTCGAGCAACACCGGCGTCGCATAAACATTATCCACCGGGATATCGAAGAAGCCCTGAATCTGCCCGGAATGCAGATCCATCGTCAGCATCCGCGACGCGCCGGCGGTGGTGATCAGATCGGCCACCAGCTTGGCGCTGATCGGCACCCGCGGCACGACTTTGCGGTCCTGGCGCGCGTAGCCGTAGTACGGCATGACCGCGGTGATGCGCATCGCCGAAGCGCGCTTGAAGGCGTCGAGCATGAGCAATAGTTCCATCAAGTTGTTGTTGCCCGGCGCCGAAGTCGACTGCAAAACGAACACGTCGGCGCCACGCACGTTCTCGTTGATCTCGACCTTGATTTCACCGTCGCTAAAAGTGTCCACGGTGGCTTTGCCCAGCGGCACTTCGAGATATTGACTAATCTCCGCGGCCAAAGGCGGATTCGAGTTGCCAGCAAAAATTTTTATTCGAGCCGTATTCTGTGCCATGTTGACCAACCGCAAACTTGAGTTAATTAAACCTCGCCGAAAACAACCAGCGCCGTTCCTCGGTGAACGGCGCCGACAAAAACCTGGAGAAAATTCAGAACCAGCTAAACCCGCGATGAATTGGCTGGGCGGGAAGGATTCGAACCTTCGAATACCGGCTCCAAAGGCCGGGGCCTTACCAC includes these proteins:
- a CDS encoding ribose-phosphate pyrophosphokinase, translated to MAQNTARIKIFAGNSNPPLAAEISQYLEVPLGKATVDTFSDGEIKVEINENVRGADVFVLQSTSAPGNNNLMELLLMLDAFKRASAMRITAVMPYYGYARQDRKVVPRVPISAKLVADLITTAGASRMLTMDLHSGQIQGFFDIPVDNVYATPVLLEHLRKQLDHKEVTIVSPDAGGVERARAIARRLDASLAIIDKRRVGPNEVAEMNIIGEVHDQVAILIDDMVDTAGTLTMAAAALKKEGAKRIIGCCTHAVLSGPAIKRIEGSALEELIVTNTIPLSPQAQGCRKIKTLSVAHLIGEAIRRTHEEESISSLFV